In the genome of Pseudomonas bubulae, one region contains:
- a CDS encoding RidA family protein, whose product MSKKLIPAFVLTSVLAGLMTTQVNAAEVIRHKLPNSDFPISLAVEIPPGVTLVNLSGVVPPIADSKADPKTLAAYGDTEVQTVNVLKNIEATLKSLGLSMGDVIKMQVYLVGTPETGKMDFAGFMKGYTQFFGTKAQPKLPTRSAFQVAGLANPNYLVEIEVTAARP is encoded by the coding sequence ATGTCTAAAAAATTGATCCCCGCTTTTGTGTTGACCTCGGTGCTGGCCGGCCTGATGACTACCCAGGTCAACGCCGCAGAAGTGATCCGTCACAAGCTGCCCAACTCGGACTTCCCGATCTCTCTGGCCGTGGAAATTCCACCGGGTGTGACCCTGGTCAACCTCAGTGGCGTGGTGCCGCCTATTGCCGACAGCAAGGCCGATCCCAAGACCCTGGCGGCCTATGGCGACACCGAAGTGCAGACGGTCAACGTGCTGAAAAATATCGAGGCTACCCTCAAAAGCCTGGGCCTGAGCATGGGCGATGTGATCAAGATGCAGGTGTATCTGGTGGGCACGCCGGAAACCGGCAAAATGGATTTCGCCGGATTTATGAAGGGCTATACCCAGTTCTTCGGCACCAAGGCCCAGCCCAAGCTGCCAACCCGCTCGGCGTTCCAGGTAGCCGGCCTGGCCAACCCCAACTACCTGGTAGAGATCGAGGTGACGGCCGCCCGACCTTAA
- a CDS encoding cytochrome c, giving the protein MRMTLTTATLAGLLVSATALAEDAPMLSTSGKFDQASGEALFNQVCQGCHMAEGQGSHGAGAYPALAANQKLGAKVYPVYMVTSGQGGMPGFKKYMDDQQIASVVNYVRTHFGNHYADSVTVEDVQAVTRR; this is encoded by the coding sequence ATGAGAATGACTTTAACCACCGCTACCCTGGCAGGCCTGCTGGTCAGTGCCACTGCGCTTGCTGAAGATGCACCCATGCTGTCCACCTCCGGCAAGTTCGATCAGGCCAGCGGCGAAGCTCTGTTCAATCAGGTCTGCCAGGGCTGCCATATGGCTGAAGGCCAGGGCTCCCACGGGGCGGGCGCCTACCCGGCGCTGGCTGCCAACCAGAAACTGGGGGCCAAGGTGTACCCGGTGTATATGGTGACATCAGGGCAGGGCGGTATGCCGGGTTTCAAGAAGTACATGGATGACCAGCAGATAGCCTCGGTGGTCAACTATGTACGGACTCATTTTGGCAATCACTATGCTGACTCCGTGACAGTGGAGGATGTTCAGGCGGTCACCCGACGCTGA